A window of the Pseudoalteromonas sp. A25 genome harbors these coding sequences:
- the arcA gene encoding two-component system response regulator ArcA: MQTPVILIVEDEDVTRLNLVSLFEAEGYKVIEAIDGDDMHDKLTTHDDVNLVVMDINLPGKNGLILARELRQKRNIGLIFLTGRDNDVDRILGLEIGADDYITKPFNPRELTIRARNLISRTGSSAEESSIDSNGVITFNGWELDENSRCLTSPAGEAKRLPKGEYRALRLMLDSPGRIFSREQLIKHMTGRELRANDRTVDVTIRRIRKHFESDSNTSELISTIHGEGYRFIGKIDS; this comes from the coding sequence ATGCAAACGCCAGTCATTCTGATTGTAGAGGATGAAGACGTAACTCGCCTGAACCTCGTTAGTTTATTTGAAGCGGAAGGTTACAAAGTTATCGAAGCCATTGATGGCGATGACATGCACGACAAACTGACAACGCATGACGATGTCAATCTTGTGGTTATGGATATCAATCTTCCGGGTAAAAACGGCTTGATTTTAGCTCGTGAATTACGCCAAAAGAGAAACATCGGTCTTATTTTCTTAACTGGACGTGACAACGATGTCGATCGTATTCTTGGTTTAGAGATAGGTGCTGATGACTACATCACAAAACCTTTTAACCCTCGCGAGCTGACTATCCGCGCACGCAATCTAATTTCTCGTACAGGCTCATCAGCAGAAGAGTCTTCAATCGATTCTAATGGCGTTATTACATTTAACGGTTGGGAATTAGATGAAAACAGTCGTTGTTTAACCTCTCCTGCAGGTGAAGCCAAACGCTTACCAAAAGGTGAGTACCGAGCTTTACGCCTGATGCTTGATTCTCCAGGGCGCATTTTTAGCCGTGAGCAGCTTATTAAGCATATGACCGGTCGAGAGCTTCGTGCTAATGACCGTACTGTAGATGTTACAATCCGTCGCATTCGTAAGCACTTTGAAAGTGACAGCAATACTTCCGAGCTAATTAGCACTATTCATGGAGAAGGCTATCGTTTTATAGGAAAAATTGATAGCTGA
- the arcB gene encoding aerobic respiration two-component sensor histidine kinase ArcB, whose protein sequence is MTESSFGPWARVLANLVSKYGAKPASFMCYFFLLLVALILSCMFYYVALGEIKMVDVLAVMFFSAVTSPVLISIMIRSIHQLEDSKSYLESATQQEKLLNQTLKDNINRLNNEIDERKMALHAKHRAIEELRKEIAERKKTQQELAQQGMLLRSIVDSSPDLFYYRDENGVFAGCNKMFELVIGKPSDELIGRTVDQIYPQSYLPEVLRTDTEVSTTHKPITLDVEYPVNDENRWFEMRKLPFINDDGKYIGLLAFGRDITSRKEAEQALETAYKDKGKFIATLSHELRTPLNGIVGLTRMLLDTELSQQQKSWCNTIFSSAETLGNIFNDIIDLDKIDREQLDIATDSINVSDFINDVVNFAGLIADQKGLEFTINRSGVLDVYALLDPTRLRQVLWNLINNAVKFTHRGSVTLECKRENRESGPWLNISITDTGVGIPSDQQERIFDMYYKAPDLTGSNAIGSGIGLAVTKALVLAMKGSIRVSSIQGQGSRFDVDIPLTLCNAPKQQSYAGRSLYILLVEDVPLNAEIATNLLEQRGHEVIWAETGEDALSLVATEDELDLILLDMQLPDINGDQVAREIRADSHFDDLPIVALTANVRSAEQELEGISIQGALAKPINTTRLDKMLAELFGIDAQQANAKECLEGITFSVQQQQELDIDTITDFIDSMGSDAFERSVSLFKTLNPKYCSELRQALSNDDINEYASVAHKLKGAAGSVGLHQVQLHTKKMELEAHQTDHNMLETWISELELKIADGIVLLEQALGLLAQLQVK, encoded by the coding sequence CTTATATCGATTATGATCCGCTCAATACATCAATTGGAAGACTCAAAGAGTTACTTAGAGTCGGCAACGCAACAAGAAAAGCTTCTTAACCAAACACTCAAAGACAATATTAATCGACTGAACAATGAAATCGATGAGCGTAAAATGGCGTTGCATGCAAAGCATCGGGCCATTGAAGAGTTACGTAAAGAAATAGCTGAGCGGAAAAAAACACAGCAAGAATTAGCTCAGCAAGGGATGTTGCTGCGTTCTATCGTTGATTCATCTCCTGACTTGTTTTATTACCGCGATGAAAATGGTGTGTTTGCTGGCTGCAACAAAATGTTTGAGTTAGTGATTGGTAAACCCAGCGATGAGCTGATCGGGCGTACAGTGGATCAGATTTATCCGCAAAGCTATTTACCCGAAGTGCTGCGCACTGATACCGAAGTATCAACAACCCACAAGCCCATTACCTTAGATGTTGAATATCCAGTGAATGATGAAAACCGTTGGTTTGAGATGCGTAAGCTACCTTTTATCAATGATGATGGTAAGTACATAGGGTTATTAGCTTTTGGTCGAGATATCACCAGCCGAAAAGAAGCCGAACAAGCACTTGAGACAGCGTATAAAGACAAAGGTAAGTTTATTGCAACTTTGAGTCATGAATTACGGACACCTTTAAATGGTATCGTTGGATTAACGCGTATGCTTTTGGATACTGAGCTCTCGCAACAGCAAAAAAGCTGGTGTAACACGATTTTTTCTAGTGCTGAGACACTTGGCAATATTTTTAATGACATTATCGACTTAGATAAGATTGACCGTGAGCAGCTAGACATAGCAACCGACAGCATTAATGTGTCTGATTTTATTAATGATGTCGTGAATTTTGCCGGTTTGATAGCCGATCAAAAAGGACTTGAGTTTACCATTAACCGCTCAGGTGTCTTAGATGTTTACGCTTTGTTAGATCCCACCCGTTTGAGACAAGTGCTTTGGAATTTAATTAACAACGCTGTTAAATTTACTCACCGAGGTAGTGTGACATTGGAGTGTAAACGTGAAAATAGAGAGTCAGGACCATGGCTCAATATTAGTATTACAGATACCGGCGTTGGGATCCCAAGTGATCAACAAGAACGAATTTTTGATATGTATTACAAAGCACCAGACTTAACCGGAAGTAATGCCATTGGTTCTGGTATTGGCCTTGCTGTAACCAAAGCACTTGTGCTTGCTATGAAAGGCAGCATTCGAGTGAGCAGTATACAGGGGCAGGGAAGTCGTTTTGATGTTGATATACCGTTGACCTTGTGCAATGCGCCAAAACAGCAAAGTTATGCAGGGCGAAGCCTATATATTCTATTGGTAGAAGATGTTCCGTTAAATGCTGAGATTGCGACTAACTTACTTGAACAGCGTGGGCATGAGGTTATTTGGGCTGAAACTGGTGAAGATGCTTTGTCACTTGTTGCAACGGAAGATGAGTTAGACCTTATTTTGCTAGACATGCAGTTGCCAGATATTAATGGTGATCAAGTAGCAAGAGAAATACGTGCAGACAGCCACTTTGACGACCTACCTATTGTTGCCTTAACCGCTAACGTACGCAGTGCTGAGCAAGAATTAGAAGGGATCAGTATACAAGGAGCACTTGCGAAACCAATAAACACAACGCGTTTAGATAAAATGTTAGCTGAGCTATTTGGAATTGATGCACAACAGGCTAATGCAAAAGAGTGCCTAGAGGGCATTACGTTTAGTGTGCAGCAACAACAAGAACTAGACATTGATACCATTACTGACTTTATTGACTCTATGGGAAGTGATGCGTTTGAGCGCAGTGTTTCGTTATTTAAAACCCTTAACCCTAAGTACTGCTCTGAGTTACGGCAAGCACTGAGTAATGACGACATTAATGAGTACGCGTCTGTAGCGCATAAATTAAAAGGCGCAGCAGGGTCGGTTGGTTTACATCAAGTACAGCTACATACTAAAAAGATGGAGTTAGAAGCCCATCAAACGGACCATAACATGCTGGAAACATGGATAAGTGAACTAGAGCTAAAAATAGCGGACGGTATCGTTTTGTTAGAGCAAGCTTTGGGCTTACTCGCTCAGTTACAGGTTAAATAA
- a CDS encoding YfiR family protein, with translation MKRLLFLIMLIPTICNAKSPEQVRSAFLYQMAKFIEFPNQQTKTSTKFCFLNIDNGPGLILMGNRNLKIRSLPIEIIQIKKPNDLRELSGQCDITYIDESNEDDILKVWIKTNPLDTVFVGESIEFLEGGGVASLVQEGSKIRLYINKQQVSQHNFKVLSRLLAVSKFHPN, from the coding sequence ATGAAACGTTTATTATTCCTTATTATGTTAATTCCCACGATTTGTAATGCAAAATCGCCTGAGCAAGTGCGCTCAGCTTTTTTATATCAGATGGCTAAGTTTATAGAGTTCCCTAATCAACAAACAAAAACATCAACTAAATTCTGTTTTTTAAATATAGATAATGGCCCAGGTTTAATATTGATGGGAAATAGAAATTTAAAAATTAGAAGTTTACCAATAGAAATAATTCAAATAAAAAAACCAAATGATTTAAGGGAACTTTCAGGGCAATGTGATATCACATACATTGATGAAAGTAATGAAGATGATATACTTAAAGTTTGGATTAAAACAAACCCTTTAGATACGGTGTTTGTAGGGGAAAGTATTGAGTTTCTCGAAGGTGGAGGGGTAGCCTCTTTGGTCCAAGAAGGGAGTAAAATTCGGCTGTATATAAATAAGCAACAAGTTTCACAGCACAACTTTAAAGTGTTATCAAGATTGCTTGCCGTATCTAAGTTTCATCCAAATTAA